A single window of Neisseria sp. KEM232 DNA harbors:
- a CDS encoding TIGR02328 family protein → MRLWHEALIPHLPRAQLLGQHRECAALRGAGWGRPHATVNYVFRHPRYLLYRYHLLIMQEMQKRGYRPNAQWLASEYRGKSLPAEQMETVETQSSPVYPEHDDAYLAECLQNLKNKGIEIDINHTDGTQAV, encoded by the coding sequence ATGCGCCTCTGGCACGAAGCCCTCATTCCCCACCTGCCCCGCGCCCAGCTTTTGGGACAGCACCGCGAATGCGCCGCCCTACGCGGCGCGGGCTGGGGCAGGCCGCACGCGACGGTGAATTATGTGTTCCGCCATCCGCGTTATCTGCTCTACCGCTACCACCTGCTTATCATGCAGGAAATGCAAAAACGCGGCTACCGCCCCAACGCACAATGGCTCGCGTCCGAATATCGCGGCAAAAGCCTGCCGGCCGAGCAGATGGAAACCGTTGAAACCCAAAGCAGCCCCGTTTACCCCGAACACGACGACGCCTATTTGGCCGAATGCCTGCAAAACCTAAAAAACAAAGGCATCGAAATCGACATAAACCATACAGACGGCACACAGGCCGTCTGA